A part of Asterias rubens chromosome 14, eAstRub1.3, whole genome shotgun sequence genomic DNA contains:
- the LOC117299499 gene encoding ryncolin-1-like, protein MEFIITALLLILMVTACRSANQQRFFRTFYLAENRALLNQVFQWKIASSTAICGRDCSMDLQCVSFNYHIMKRICALNNASRAHSSSDELVKMQGSVYYDQEVNNPTFSASSIKYHSSCMMLYQAGYRYNGVFTIFPTSLSNELQVYCDMETDGGGWIVFQRRQDGSVDFNRTWADYQTGFGDLKNEFWFGNDILRDLTGSGQWQLRVDLEDWQSNTSWASYGQFAVGLTGANYKLQVGSYDEDSPAGDSMAYSNGQLFSTKDRENDKFSDGGQCAVDYDSGWWFKVCHHANLNGYYYRQPDVSNGHGIVWYHWTSLTYSLKKCSMKLRQVL, encoded by the coding sequence ATGGAATTCATCATCACAGCCTTGTTACTGATTCTGATGGTAACAGCCTGCCGGAGTGCAAATCAGCAGCGGTTCTTCAGAACCTTTTACCTGGCTGAAAACCGAGCTTTACTGAACCAAGTGTTTCAGTGGAAGATTGCATCGTCTACTGCAATTTGTGGGCGAGACTGCTCTATGGATCTACAATGTGTCTCATTCAACTATCATATCATGAAACGTATATGTGCCTTGAATAATGCAAGCAGAGCTCACAGCTCATCAGATGAATTGGTTAAGATGCAAGGAAGTGTGTACTACGACCAAGAAGTCAATAATCCGACGTTTTCAGCATCCAGCATTAAATATCACAGTAGCTGTATGATGTTGTATCAAGCTGGCTACCGTTACAATGGCGTATTCACTATATTTCCCACAAGTCTGAGTAATGAATTACAGGTttactgtgatatggagacagatGGGGGAGGCTGGATCGTGTTCCAGAGGAGACAAGATGGCTCTGTCGATTTTAACCGTACCTGGGCCGATTACCAAACAGGGTTCGGTGATCTGAAGAATGAGTTCTGGTTTGGGAATGACATCCTGCGTGACCTTACTGGATCAGGTCAGTGGCAACTCAGAGTAGATTTGGAAGATTGGCAATCCAACACATCTTGGGCTTCTTATGGTCAATTTGCTGTTGGCCTAACTGGTGCCAATTACAAACTGCAGGTTGGTTCATACGATGAAGACAGTCCAGCTGGTGATTCGATGGCATATAGTAATGGGCAATTATTCAGTACCAAGGACCGGGAAAATGACAAATTTTCTGATGGAGGACAATGTGCCGTTGATTACGATAGTGGATGGTGGTTTAAGGTTTGCCATCATGCCAATCTCAACGGTTATTACTACCGACAGCCAGATGTGTCGAATGGACACGGCATAGTATGGTACCACTGGACGAGTTTGACCTACTCTCTTAAGAAATGCAGCATGAAACTACGACAAGTATTGTGA
- the LOC117299665 gene encoding G-protein coupled receptor GRL101-like, which translates to MKPCGSASIQLDPMESLYLQSPGYPSDVITSTDCEWTITSSKSTRIQITVHDLQIWPFSASFSISDMTFSNDTQYIIRNPREAKLREVVSYGHAIKVTFWAEGADWSAESGSKVNARFSLKLLQVVADYSLQSTCNNRTAQFLCDSGDACVDIAGRCDAVLDCPDQSDERNCGHWCPFNERCNNGTTCLQRRFHCDSIIDCPNGEDEQLCDLRLCPLGCTCKMNSFLYIPMMEVNCTSHPDALGALRKLPRRTNGIRMRRDLITDLEPGSFDALPNLIILDVEQNRISRLKHGVFRHLKLLIILKLNMNELVTIDAGVFEPLTSLVHVLRLDSNRLVELNEDMFRGLAKLRYLRLANNEIQTLTSNTFRHLNSLLSLDLVQNRITSIEPGAFAGLDNLKGLHISDNLLTVFQPNIFTGLHSVGHLDIGDNPWTVIKPGAFNGLRSLEILVLKRRSNETVDFIVDKHELEHMTYLTSVLVDDSKMCCLLDTKTIGIDICVPDNEFHTEIPYLSCNRIMHSSVLRVFVWCLGFSALIGNAGIIVWRLNKKDSGKRSQSVLILNLAVSDLIMGVYMLIVGGADVHYQDDYFLHANEWKSSPICKFAGFLSMLSSEASVFFITMISIDRFLCVVFPFGKKWFRLESARVATLVMWCIALAISLPPVFLQDLLDGKNQTFYGLYDICVGLPLVIKPRTGSSNKTLLEETFLNQTVTQKAGPSWIFSATVYLGINFACCLVVIVCYSAIAFVVIIKLPAKKLHARKDREHRRREMTMATRMLLIVGTDFCCWMPVIIMGILSQSGAVDIPDETYAWIVVFVIPINSAINPYLYTVSNANSVTLKCCTCRKPGLIDAVRLKPMNSQQTKDTQSNRRSRSGTNNML; encoded by the exons ATGA AGCCGTGTGGGAGTGCTTCGATTCAACTTGACCCAATGGAATCACTTTATCTACAGTCACCTGGTTACCCATCTGACGTCATCACATCAACAGACTGTGAATGGACAATAACATCATCAAAGAGTACAAGGATACAAATAACTGTGCATGATTTGCAAATCTGGCCATTCAGCGCTTCGTTCAGCATTTCCGAtatgacattttcaaatgacACACAGTACATTATACGAAATCCACGCGAGGCCAAGCTACGTGAAGTTGTGTCTTACGGTCACGCGATCAAAGTGACCTTTTGGGCAGAAGGCGCTGATTGGTCAGCCGAATCAGGGTCAAAGGTGAATGCACGGTTCTCGCTGAAACTACTACAAGTTGTAGCAG ATTATTCCCTTCAGAGCACCTGTAACAACAGAACCGCACAGTTTCTTTGCGACAGCGGAGACGCATGTGTGGATATAGCAGGGCGCTGTGACGCCGTTTTGGATTGCCCGGACCAATCAGACGAGCGAAATTGTG GTCATTGGTGTCCATTTAATGAGCGCTGTAACAATGGTACCACGTGTCTTCAAAGGAGATTCCATTGCGATAGCATCATAGACTGTCCGAATGGTGAAGATGAACAATTATGCG ATCTTCGATTGTGTCCACTAGGCTGCACGTGTAAAATGAACAGTTTTCTGTACATACCAATGATGGAAGTAAACTGCACAAGTCACCCTGACGCCCTCGGTGCTCTCAGGAAACTACCAAGACGCACAAATGGAAT CAGAATGAGGCGAGACCTAATCACGGACTTGGAGCCCGGATCATTCGATGCTTTACCGAACCTCATCATCCT GGATGTAGAACAAAACCGTATATCGAGGTTGAAACATGGTGTTTTTCGTCACTTAAAACTTCTAATTATTCT TAAGCTCAACATGAATGAATTGGTTACCATAGATGCGGGAGTCTTTGAACCATTGACGTCACTTGTTCACGTACT ACGGCTAGACAGTAATCGACTTGTAGAACTAAACGAAGACATGTTCCGAGGGCTCGCAAAACTTAGATATCT GCGCCTGGCGAATAACGAGATTCAAACGCTGACATCCAACACATTCCGACACCTGAACAGCCTGCTCTCCTT GGATCTCGTACAGAACCGTATTACATCCATTGAGCCTGGTGCATTTGCTGGGCTGGATAATCTAAAAGGATT GCATATTTCGGATAACTTGCTGACGGTTTTTCAACCCAACATTTTCACTGGATTGCATTCGGTGGGTCACCT GGACATAGGCGACAACCCATGGACAGTTATCAAACCTGGGGCGTTCAATGGTCTAAGGAGTCTGGAAATACT AGTTTTGAAGCGTCGCTCTAACGAGACAGTCGACTTCATAGTGGATAAACACGAACTGGAACATATGACATACCTCACCTcagt GTTGGTTGACGATTCTAAAATGTGTTGCCTCCTTGACACGAAAACCATCGGAATCGACATTTGTGTTCCTGACAATGAGTTCCATACGGAGATACCATACCTGAGCTGCAACCGGATTATGCATAGCTCCGTATTACGGGTCTTCGTCTGGTGTCTTGGATTTAGCGCCCTCATCGGCAACGCTGGAATTATTGTATGGAGACTAAACAAGAAAGACTCGGGCAAGCGTTCGCAATCGGTCCTCATTCTCAATCTGGCTGTATCGGATCTCATCATGGGCGTGTACATGTTGATAGTCGGTGGAGCTGACGTTCATTATCAGGATGATTACTTTCTCCATGCGAACGAGTGGAAGTCGAGTCCCATATGTAAATTCGCTGGTTTCCTGTCGATGCTAAGCTCAGAGGCATCGGTGTTCTTCATTACAATGATCAGCATCGATCGATTCCTATGCGTGGTATTCCCATTTGGGAAAAAATGGTTCCGATTAGAATCGGCCCGAGTAGCAACACTCGTCATGTGGTGTATAGCCCTAGCCATCAGCCTCCCTCCAGTGTTTTTACAGGATTTACTCGACGGCAAGAACCAGACATTCTACGGGCTGTATGATATATGTGTAGGGCTGCCTCTTGTGATCAAACCTAGGACAGGTTCATCAAACAAAACTCTTCTTGAGGAAACATTTCTGAACCAAACCGTCACCCAGAAGGCCGGGCCTTCCTGGATATTCTCAGCCACTGTGTACTTGGGGATTAACTTCGCCTGTTGCCTGGTAGTCATCGTATGTTACTCCGCAATAGCGTTCGTAGTCATCATCAAGTTACCAGCGAAGAAGTTACACGCGAGGAAAGACAGAGAGCACCGCAGAAGGGAGATGACCATGGCTACGCGCATGCTCCTTATTGTCGGTACTGACTTCTGTTGTTGGATGCCTGTAATCATCATGGGGATTTTATCACAGTCTGGTGCTGTAGACATACCAGACGAGACGTACGCTTGGATTGTTGTCTTCGTGATACCGATCAACTCAGCGATTAACCCGTACCTCTACACGGTCTCCAACGCGAACTCAGTCACACTGAAATGTTGTACATGTCGCAAACCTGGCTTAATTGATGCAGTCCGTCTGAAACCTATGAACAGTCAGCAGACCAAAGACACACAATCAAACCGACGGAGTAGATCAGGAACAAACAATATGCTCTGA